From Acidothermus cellulolyticus 11B, a single genomic window includes:
- a CDS encoding DUF58 domain-containing protein: protein MSASTGRANGRPASRLAAGPGFATCGLTAAAAFGWAGAEHWLWPRVVGAVLTAVLLLSMRDVVGINRLAVSLELPERVAVGAVVPVTLRVHNRGRLPVRQVGVTHRVAGRSGALLSGLATTIERIAPGETAVLAVPRSVLRRGIAPLGAIDIRLAGPFGLLVRTRRVPLPGDLRCHPPVSAGESVSAGGVDAAGWVREWRPGDPVRDVHWRSTMRTGRPLVLARDGAGEAVWGTVIVPFAGAAFEQALVRLAGEGAGVLAAGGRLCVAEPRGVHHPVRLVEWLDLLADIDEQSVPATAVVVDGFGHVAGHLGAGGRLVLVAAPDQRLGVVTDRVEVDRWP, encoded by the coding sequence ATGAGCGCCTCGACCGGACGGGCGAACGGCCGCCCGGCGAGCCGGCTCGCCGCCGGCCCGGGTTTCGCGACCTGCGGGCTCACCGCGGCGGCCGCCTTCGGCTGGGCCGGCGCCGAGCACTGGCTCTGGCCGCGGGTCGTCGGAGCCGTGCTCACCGCCGTCCTCCTGCTCTCCATGCGAGACGTCGTCGGCATCAATCGCCTTGCGGTGAGCCTTGAGCTTCCCGAGCGGGTCGCCGTCGGCGCAGTCGTGCCCGTTACCCTCCGCGTCCACAATCGAGGACGGTTGCCGGTGCGTCAGGTCGGCGTCACCCATCGTGTGGCGGGTCGATCCGGCGCCCTTCTCTCCGGGCTGGCGACCACCATCGAGCGGATCGCACCCGGTGAAACCGCAGTGCTCGCCGTCCCTCGCTCGGTGTTGCGCCGCGGGATTGCGCCGCTGGGCGCGATCGACATCCGCTTGGCGGGACCCTTCGGGTTGCTGGTCCGCACCCGCCGCGTGCCGCTCCCGGGTGATCTCCGGTGCCACCCTCCGGTGTCGGCGGGCGAATCGGTCTCCGCCGGCGGCGTGGACGCCGCTGGTTGGGTCCGGGAGTGGCGGCCCGGCGACCCGGTTCGCGACGTCCACTGGCGTTCGACCATGCGGACCGGACGGCCGTTGGTCCTGGCGCGCGATGGTGCCGGCGAAGCCGTCTGGGGGACGGTCATTGTTCCGTTTGCCGGGGCAGCGTTCGAACAGGCGCTGGTCCGCCTCGCTGGCGAGGGTGCCGGCGTGTTGGCCGCCGGTGGGCGGCTCTGTGTCGCCGAACCGCGCGGCGTGCATCACCCGGTCCGGCTTGTCGAGTGGCTGGACCTGCTCGCCGATATCGACGAGCAGTCGGTTCCCGCCACGGCCGTCGTCGTCGACGGCTTTGGGCACGTGGCCGGTCACCTTGGGGCCGGCGGTCGGCTCGTGCTCGTCGCCGCGCCCGATCAGCGTCTGGGGGTCGTCACCGATCGGGTGGAGGTCGACCGGTGGCCGTAA
- the murA gene encoding UDP-N-acetylglucosamine 1-carboxyvinyltransferase: protein MTRDCIQVRPSRLAGRVAVTGAKNSVLKLMAAALLAPGRTVLRNVPDILDVQIMAALLRRLGCDVEPAGGELVVDVPDTVRHEADYDLVRRLRASICVLGPLLVRCGETKVALPGGDNIGSRGLDLHIAGLCRLGAEVTSEHGYLVARAPHGLSGATVWLDFPSVGATENLLMAAVLAQGTTVIDNAAREPEIVDLATMLQEMGAKIEGAGTSTLVVHGVDTLSPVTHATVPDRIVAGTFAFGAVMTGGAVTVTRCRPEHLEIVLDRLGSCGAEIAVGDGEFHVAMYGRPRAVDVVTLPYPGFATDFLPMVIAMNAVADGVAMVTENVFEGRFRFIQELVRLGADIRTDGHHAVVRGRPRLSGAPVEATDIRAGAALVLAGLAADGVTTVYDVHHIDRGYADFVTQLRGLGACVERRPAADLDDGGRTQQGAGSTSGAPECAPCAGEGAPKGAGSS, encoded by the coding sequence ATGACCCGTGACTGCATCCAGGTGCGCCCCAGCCGGCTCGCCGGGCGGGTGGCCGTCACCGGTGCGAAAAACAGCGTGTTGAAGTTGATGGCTGCCGCGCTGCTCGCGCCGGGACGCACGGTGCTGCGCAATGTGCCCGACATCCTCGACGTGCAGATCATGGCGGCGTTGCTGCGGCGTCTGGGCTGCGACGTCGAACCGGCGGGCGGCGAGCTCGTCGTCGACGTGCCGGACACCGTTCGCCACGAAGCCGACTACGACCTGGTCCGCCGGCTCCGGGCGTCCATCTGTGTCCTCGGCCCGCTGCTCGTCCGCTGCGGGGAAACGAAAGTCGCCCTGCCCGGGGGCGACAACATTGGGTCGCGCGGGCTGGACCTGCATATCGCGGGGCTCTGCCGGCTCGGCGCGGAGGTCACTAGTGAACATGGCTACCTGGTCGCCCGGGCTCCGCACGGCCTTTCCGGGGCGACGGTCTGGCTGGACTTCCCGAGTGTCGGCGCGACGGAGAACCTTCTGATGGCAGCGGTCCTCGCGCAGGGCACCACCGTCATCGACAACGCCGCCAGGGAACCGGAAATCGTGGACCTCGCGACAATGCTGCAGGAGATGGGCGCCAAAATCGAGGGCGCCGGAACCTCGACCCTTGTGGTGCACGGAGTCGACACCCTGTCACCGGTCACACATGCCACCGTCCCCGATCGCATCGTCGCGGGGACTTTTGCATTCGGTGCCGTGATGACCGGCGGCGCGGTGACCGTGACCCGCTGCCGGCCGGAGCACTTGGAAATCGTGCTCGACCGGCTCGGTTCCTGCGGTGCGGAGATTGCCGTCGGTGACGGCGAATTTCATGTCGCCATGTACGGGCGGCCCCGGGCGGTGGACGTCGTCACCCTGCCGTATCCCGGATTCGCGACCGATTTTCTGCCGATGGTCATTGCCATGAACGCCGTGGCGGACGGCGTCGCCATGGTGACGGAAAACGTCTTCGAGGGACGGTTTCGCTTCATTCAAGAGCTGGTCCGGCTCGGTGCGGACATCCGGACCGATGGGCACCACGCCGTCGTCCGCGGACGTCCGCGGCTCTCCGGCGCTCCCGTTGAAGCGACCGATATTCGTGCCGGCGCGGCGCTTGTGCTGGCCGGTTTGGCCGCCGACGGTGTGACGACGGTGTACGACGTCCATCACATCGACCGGGGGTACGCGGATTTCGTGACCCAGCTTCGCGGGCTGGGCGCTTGCGTGGAACGCCGACCGGCCGCGGACCTCGACGACGGCGGCCGTACCCAGCAGGGAGCCGGGTCGACGTCCGGCGCACCGGAATGTGCCCCGTGCGCCGGGGAGGGTGCACCGAAGGGAGCGGGATCGTCATGA
- a CDS encoding DUF2550 domain-containing protein, which translates to MLIDALDIAGILAACAVVICAALVLAVLARQAWLRRNSSGVLCAMRPAGGHSPWQLGVLRYGRTSVRWYRLLSLAPGPAAVFVRRGTAVLERRPAAAGVRHVLPGAATVARCRAHTLAGGWVDLDMAFSGVAWTGFLTWLESVPPDVSGALLPPGTSRLPENVAVSEADVEVAGEHEEEIG; encoded by the coding sequence ATGCTCATCGACGCTCTGGACATCGCCGGCATCCTCGCCGCCTGCGCCGTCGTGATCTGCGCAGCCCTGGTTCTCGCCGTGTTGGCCCGTCAAGCGTGGCTGCGCCGAAACAGCTCCGGGGTGCTCTGCGCGATGCGCCCCGCCGGGGGCCACTCGCCCTGGCAGCTGGGAGTGCTTCGCTACGGGCGGACGTCGGTGCGGTGGTACCGACTGCTGAGCCTGGCACCCGGCCCGGCGGCGGTCTTCGTTCGCCGCGGTACCGCCGTTCTTGAGCGGAGGCCGGCTGCCGCCGGCGTCCGGCACGTGCTGCCTGGCGCGGCAACGGTCGCCCGCTGCCGGGCGCACACCCTGGCCGGCGGCTGGGTGGACCTCGACATGGCGTTCTCCGGCGTCGCCTGGACCGGGTTTCTCACCTGGCTCGAGTCCGTTCCCCCCGACGTCTCCGGCGCGCTACTTCCGCCGGGAACCAGCCGGCTGCCAGAGAATGTCGCCGTATCCGAGGCGGACGTTGAGGTAGCGGGCGAGCACGAAGAGGAGATCGGATAA
- a CDS encoding transglutaminaseTgpA domain-containing protein, with protein sequence MAVIQSRPAEVSRPVRLSPRRPAQGGGTAGRGRLAEGSRTIAAFAAAGVVADLAGWWTTGWVAYPAGAAGIVVAAVGLWRGRRVLGLLASLAAAAALAVELMAAARPLPGGWTGTTVSGLLILTQVAQVSSAGVPRDLFFGTPIALAVALQAASRSPSVGGLAVAGVLGCLVAGLAAVPARRLASVGVRVGLVAAVIVLGTPDSLHLRLSGHPAGGTPAASVPPSPGPGGAADGTSAGIGAHAAALLGTGGLDLAVRGALPPVPLAAVPADAPVYWRGMVYDAFDGRRWSVSGDAAGAWTASRPTSQPPAAPAVPDGPRRTDTVDLLGPPVGVLLTPGEAVGYAGPGTLVADGDGNALPREGLTGQYAVTSVVTAGPVTGVARAAPGVAAKWTALPATLSPQVAALAATLARPTRAATVDAVRTYLQSHERYRLDPPASPSGDPVAAFLFRTHEGFCEQFATAEVVLLRAVGVPARLVTGVAFGEVQDGRRIFRASDAHAWVQVWYPGVGWVNDDPTPPSALGAAPPGVSSGPSLTAGGPAHKAEAPPAESAAPSLTAGGAATATPSPAGQPTVQPPRRPSAAGAGRFAWNLLLAGALLGLLAVWAVARRLRGRARRIGAPAPDVSVPSERSDGYVGGGPVLRAYRDFAEAVGGSADCTPREVVARLGPAIADAPEVLAALGTLDEECFGIEPPSPVRVQAAVQVFSRLRSMSGLR encoded by the coding sequence GTGGCCGTAATCCAGAGCCGGCCGGCCGAGGTGAGCCGGCCCGTGCGGCTCAGTCCGCGCCGGCCGGCCCAGGGCGGTGGGACGGCCGGGCGCGGCCGGCTGGCCGAGGGCAGCCGGACCATCGCCGCGTTCGCAGCGGCAGGTGTCGTCGCTGACCTCGCCGGCTGGTGGACGACGGGATGGGTGGCGTATCCCGCTGGCGCCGCTGGCATTGTCGTTGCCGCTGTCGGCTTGTGGCGGGGACGCCGCGTGCTCGGCCTGCTGGCGAGCCTTGCGGCCGCCGCTGCGCTGGCTGTGGAGCTGATGGCAGCCGCCCGTCCGCTCCCGGGCGGGTGGACCGGTACGACGGTCAGCGGCCTGCTCATCCTGACCCAGGTCGCCCAGGTCAGCTCCGCCGGCGTCCCACGGGACCTGTTCTTCGGGACGCCGATCGCGCTGGCGGTCGCGCTGCAGGCCGCGTCCCGGTCACCTTCTGTCGGGGGACTGGCCGTCGCCGGCGTCCTGGGATGCCTGGTCGCGGGCCTTGCCGCGGTACCGGCGCGACGTCTCGCCTCGGTGGGAGTGCGGGTAGGTCTTGTCGCGGCGGTCATCGTCCTCGGCACCCCGGATAGCCTCCACCTTCGGCTGTCCGGCCACCCGGCCGGCGGCACTCCCGCCGCGTCGGTCCCCCCATCACCGGGCCCAGGCGGCGCTGCCGACGGCACCTCGGCGGGCATCGGCGCGCATGCCGCCGCCCTGCTCGGCACCGGCGGCCTCGATCTGGCCGTCCGGGGCGCATTGCCGCCGGTCCCGCTTGCCGCTGTCCCCGCCGATGCGCCGGTGTACTGGCGGGGGATGGTCTACGACGCCTTCGACGGCCGGCGCTGGTCGGTAAGCGGCGACGCCGCGGGCGCCTGGACGGCGTCCAGACCCACCAGCCAGCCACCGGCTGCCCCGGCGGTGCCGGACGGCCCGCGGCGCACCGACACCGTCGATCTGCTCGGCCCACCGGTCGGCGTCCTGCTGACGCCGGGGGAGGCGGTCGGTTACGCCGGACCCGGAACCCTGGTGGCCGACGGCGACGGCAATGCCCTGCCGCGCGAGGGGTTGACCGGACAGTACGCCGTCACGTCGGTGGTCACTGCGGGGCCGGTCACCGGGGTTGCCCGGGCCGCCCCCGGGGTCGCAGCCAAGTGGACCGCGCTGCCGGCGACCCTCTCGCCGCAGGTGGCCGCACTTGCGGCGACCTTGGCCCGTCCGACGCGGGCGGCGACGGTGGACGCCGTCCGGACGTACCTGCAGAGCCACGAGCGGTACCGGCTGGATCCGCCGGCCTCTCCGAGCGGTGACCCGGTGGCGGCGTTCCTGTTCCGCACGCACGAGGGATTCTGCGAGCAATTCGCCACCGCCGAGGTGGTGTTGCTGCGCGCGGTCGGCGTCCCGGCGCGGCTCGTGACCGGCGTGGCGTTCGGGGAGGTCCAGGATGGGCGGCGGATATTCCGGGCGAGTGATGCGCACGCGTGGGTCCAGGTCTGGTATCCCGGGGTGGGCTGGGTGAATGACGATCCGACCCCGCCGTCCGCGCTGGGGGCTGCTCCTCCCGGCGTGTCGTCGGGGCCATCCCTCACCGCCGGCGGACCGGCGCACAAGGCCGAGGCACCCCCGGCCGAGAGTGCTGCGCCATCCCTTACCGCCGGCGGAGCGGCGACTGCGACGCCCAGCCCCGCGGGGCAGCCGACCGTCCAGCCGCCGCGCCGCCCATCCGCGGCGGGTGCCGGCCGGTTCGCGTGGAACCTCTTGCTGGCTGGCGCGTTGCTCGGCCTGTTGGCGGTCTGGGCGGTTGCCCGGCGGCTTCGCGGGCGCGCCCGCCGGATTGGCGCCCCGGCTCCTGACGTGTCGGTCCCGTCCGAGAGGAGTGACGGGTACGTCGGCGGCGGTCCGGTGCTCCGGGCGTATCGGGACTTCGCTGAGGCCGTCGGCGGCAGCGCCGATTGCACCCCGCGCGAGGTGGTGGCGCGGTTGGGACCGGCGATCGCGGATGCACCCGAGGTCCTTGCGGCATTGGGCACGCTGGACGAGGAATGTTTCGGGATCGAGCCGCCGAGCCCGGTGCGGGTTCAGGCCGCCGTCCAGGTCTTTAGTCGTTTGCGAAGTATGTCGGGTTTACGGTAG
- a CDS encoding F0F1 ATP synthase subunit epsilon has protein sequence MPLHVDLVSAERRLWSGTAGFVLARTLDGELGILPGHVPLLGVLAEGFTVRITGHDAGDGIVAAVHGGFLYVARDEVTILTEVAELSGDIDVGRAQAALERAEAAGDESAAARARARLAAAGQPV, from the coding sequence GTGCCGCTCCACGTTGACCTCGTTTCCGCAGAACGCCGGCTCTGGTCGGGGACGGCGGGCTTCGTGCTCGCCCGCACGCTGGACGGCGAACTCGGCATCTTGCCGGGACACGTGCCGCTCCTCGGCGTCCTTGCGGAAGGCTTCACTGTTCGCATCACGGGGCACGACGCGGGTGACGGGATTGTCGCCGCGGTCCATGGCGGATTTCTTTACGTCGCACGGGATGAGGTGACAATTCTCACCGAAGTCGCCGAGCTCTCCGGCGACATCGACGTCGGCCGGGCGCAGGCTGCCCTCGAGCGCGCGGAGGCCGCCGGCGATGAGTCAGCCGCGGCGCGCGCCCGAGCCCGGCTGGCGGCGGCCGGACAACCAGTCTGA
- a CDS encoding cob(I)yrinic acid a,c-diamide adenosyltransferase yields MAVHLTRIYTRTGDDGTTALAAGGRVAKTDPRLSAFGSCDEANTVIGVALALGGIPADVGALLRDIQNDLFDVGADLATPVDPDPRRPALRIVDADIARLEAAIDRYNEELPQLASFVLPGGTPAAALLHQARAVVRRAERETWAAIAAYGDAVSRLPAQYLNRLSDLLFVLARYLNVRLGYGDILWQPAGSRRK; encoded by the coding sequence GTGGCCGTGCACCTCACCCGCATCTACACCCGTACCGGCGACGACGGCACGACGGCGCTGGCGGCCGGTGGACGGGTCGCCAAGACCGACCCCCGGCTCTCCGCATTTGGCTCCTGCGACGAGGCGAACACCGTGATTGGGGTGGCGCTGGCGCTCGGCGGCATTCCGGCCGATGTCGGGGCCCTCCTTCGCGACATCCAGAACGACTTGTTCGACGTCGGGGCCGACCTGGCGACACCCGTGGACCCCGATCCTCGGCGGCCGGCCCTACGCATCGTTGACGCCGATATCGCGCGGCTGGAAGCCGCGATCGACCGATACAACGAGGAGCTGCCCCAGCTGGCGAGCTTCGTGCTGCCCGGCGGTACGCCGGCCGCGGCGCTGTTGCATCAGGCACGCGCGGTGGTCCGCCGGGCCGAGCGAGAGACCTGGGCGGCGATCGCCGCATACGGCGACGCGGTAAGCCGGCTCCCGGCGCAGTACCTGAACCGGTTATCCGATCTCCTCTTCGTGCTCGCCCGCTACCTCAACGTCCGCCTCGGATACGGCGACATTCTCTGGCAGCCGGCTGGTTCCCGGCGGAAGTAG
- the atpD gene encoding F0F1 ATP synthase subunit beta, with amino-acid sequence MTATIDNTQSQATTGGVGRVARVIGPVVDVEFAADELPEIYNALTVDVDFATASEQVEGETKRTLTLEVAQHIGDNMVRAISLQPTDGLVRGALVRDTGAPISVPVGDVTKGHVFNVLGQTLDVPRIEVTERWPIHRPAPAFDQLEAKTEMLETGIKVIDLLTPYVRGGKIGLFGGAGVGKTVLIQEMIHRVAKNFGGVSVFAGVGERTREGNDLFLEMTESGVINDTVLVFGQMDEPPGCRLRVGLAALTMAEYFRDVKRQDVLLFIDNIFRFVQAGSEVSTLLGRMPSAVGYQPTLADEMGALQERITSTRGHSITSVQAIYVPADDITDPAPHTTFTHLDATTVLSRPISEKGIYPAVDPLDSTSRILDPQFIGEEHFRVANQVKQILQRYKDLQDIIAILGIDELSEEDKVIVGRARRIERFLSQNMFVAEAFTGQPGSFVPLDETIDAFRRLCEGELDHLPEQAFFMCGGLDDVQAKAKRLAERS; translated from the coding sequence ATGACGGCAACCATCGACAACACCCAATCGCAGGCCACGACCGGCGGCGTCGGCCGGGTAGCCCGGGTCATCGGCCCGGTGGTGGACGTCGAATTCGCCGCCGACGAACTGCCGGAAATTTACAACGCCCTGACGGTCGACGTCGATTTCGCCACCGCGAGCGAGCAGGTCGAAGGGGAGACGAAGCGGACCCTCACCCTCGAAGTCGCCCAGCACATCGGCGACAACATGGTGCGGGCGATTTCCCTTCAGCCGACCGACGGCCTGGTGCGGGGCGCGCTGGTGCGGGACACCGGGGCGCCGATCAGTGTGCCGGTCGGGGACGTCACGAAGGGTCACGTTTTCAACGTCCTGGGCCAGACACTGGACGTCCCGCGCATCGAGGTGACCGAGCGGTGGCCGATCCACCGTCCGGCGCCGGCTTTCGACCAGCTCGAAGCGAAGACGGAAATGCTCGAGACCGGTATCAAGGTCATCGACCTGCTCACCCCATACGTCCGCGGTGGGAAAATCGGGCTGTTCGGCGGTGCGGGCGTGGGAAAGACTGTCCTCATCCAGGAGATGATTCACCGGGTGGCCAAGAACTTCGGTGGGGTGTCCGTATTCGCCGGCGTGGGGGAGCGGACCCGTGAGGGCAACGACTTGTTCTTGGAGATGACCGAATCCGGCGTCATCAACGACACCGTGCTTGTCTTCGGGCAGATGGACGAACCGCCCGGCTGCCGGTTGCGGGTCGGTCTCGCCGCGCTGACGATGGCGGAATATTTCCGTGACGTCAAGAGGCAGGACGTCCTGCTCTTCATCGACAACATTTTCCGGTTCGTGCAGGCCGGGTCGGAGGTCTCCACCCTGCTCGGCCGGATGCCGTCGGCGGTGGGGTACCAGCCCACGCTCGCCGACGAGATGGGCGCCTTGCAGGAACGGATCACGTCGACCCGCGGTCACTCCATTACGTCGGTGCAGGCGATTTACGTGCCGGCGGACGACATCACCGACCCGGCGCCGCACACGACCTTTACCCACCTGGACGCGACGACCGTTCTTTCCCGGCCGATTTCCGAGAAGGGCATTTACCCGGCCGTCGATCCGCTGGACTCTACCTCCCGCATCCTCGACCCACAGTTCATCGGCGAGGAACATTTCCGGGTGGCGAACCAGGTCAAGCAGATTCTCCAGCGGTACAAGGATTTGCAGGACATCATTGCCATTCTGGGCATCGATGAGCTGAGCGAGGAAGACAAGGTTATCGTCGGCCGGGCCCGCCGGATCGAACGGTTCCTGTCGCAGAACATGTTCGTCGCCGAGGCGTTCACCGGCCAGCCCGGGTCGTTCGTACCGCTCGACGAGACCATCGATGCGTTCCGCCGGCTCTGCGAAGGCGAGCTTGACCACCTTCCCGAGCAGGCATTCTTCATGTGCGGCGGCTTGGACGACGTCCAGGCCAAGGCGAAGCGACTGGCCGAGCGAAGCTGA
- a CDS encoding AAA family ATPase: MTFDTGVGRDVLADDAFPDGYALESRLLASGMAAKLVANVENVVRGRRAAVEIVAIGLLSGGHVLIQDIPGSGKTTLAHAFARSLGGKFRRVQGTADLLPSDITGSSLWDPAHQEFRFVPGPVFTNVLLVDELNRATPRAQSALLEAMDERAVTVDGVRHELPDPFFVVATQNPIDQYGTFPLPESQLDRFAVCLGLGFNDLATERRVMRDQLVRPTVGDLKPVLTPEELRWLQLEVRRTFIADPVLDFALAILAGTRRHPSVAVGASSRAGLSLLRCAQARALLAGRNYVIPDDVKVLAPTVLGHRLVLAAGARSAEQGRNPGADVVHQVLADVRVPLPG, encoded by the coding sequence ATGACGTTCGACACCGGTGTGGGCCGAGACGTCCTTGCCGATGACGCCTTCCCGGACGGCTACGCGCTGGAGTCACGCCTCCTGGCCAGCGGCATGGCGGCCAAACTCGTCGCCAACGTCGAGAACGTGGTCCGGGGTCGCCGAGCCGCCGTCGAGATCGTCGCGATCGGACTCCTCTCCGGCGGACACGTGCTGATCCAAGACATCCCCGGCAGCGGCAAAACCACCCTGGCGCACGCCTTCGCCCGCTCGCTCGGCGGAAAATTCCGCCGCGTGCAGGGAACAGCCGACCTGCTTCCCTCCGACATCACCGGTTCGTCGCTCTGGGATCCCGCCCATCAGGAATTCCGCTTCGTGCCGGGCCCGGTCTTCACCAACGTGCTGCTCGTCGACGAATTGAACCGCGCCACGCCCCGGGCGCAGTCCGCGCTGCTGGAGGCGATGGACGAGCGCGCCGTCACCGTGGACGGTGTCCGGCACGAATTGCCGGATCCGTTCTTCGTCGTCGCCACCCAGAACCCCATCGATCAGTACGGCACATTCCCGCTGCCGGAGAGCCAGCTTGACCGGTTCGCCGTCTGTCTCGGCCTGGGCTTCAACGACCTCGCGACGGAACGCCGGGTCATGCGTGACCAGTTGGTCCGCCCCACCGTCGGTGATCTGAAACCCGTGCTCACCCCGGAGGAGCTCCGCTGGCTTCAGCTCGAGGTGCGCCGCACGTTCATCGCCGACCCGGTCCTGGATTTCGCCCTGGCCATCCTGGCCGGCACCCGCCGGCACCCGTCGGTCGCCGTGGGGGCGAGTTCCCGGGCCGGCCTCTCCTTGCTGCGCTGCGCGCAGGCGCGGGCATTGCTGGCCGGGCGGAATTACGTCATCCCGGACGACGTGAAGGTGCTCGCCCCGACGGTCCTCGGGCACCGGCTGGTGCTCGCCGCCGGTGCGCGGAGTGCGGAGCAGGGCCGGAACCCCGGGGCGGACGTCGTCCACCAGGTGCTGGCCGACGTCCGCGTGCCGCTGCCGGGATGA
- a CDS encoding 3-hydroxyacyl-CoA dehydrogenase family protein, with translation MTEEQDIRTVGVVGSGLMGSGIAQVAAVAGYAVRLHDIEESALHRALTTIDESLHRLARKGKLSTSDVEAAKARITTTRRLADLADSDVVVEAVYEELDVKRVVFAELAAIVRPNVLLASNTTAIPITHIASGVSGPQRVVGMHFFSPVPVMQLCEIVRGLQTDDDTVARARRFAESLGKTCIVVNRDVAGFVTSRLLVAFVNEALRLVESGIATPEDIDTACRLGFGHAMGPLATLDLTGLDVIAHAAEAIYQATRDPKFAPPEILRRMVAAGLLGRKSGRGFYTYPANRDGTADQPASS, from the coding sequence ATGACCGAGGAGCAGGACATTCGCACCGTCGGCGTCGTCGGTTCCGGGCTCATGGGATCGGGAATCGCGCAAGTCGCCGCAGTCGCCGGGTACGCGGTCCGCCTGCACGACATCGAGGAATCGGCGTTGCACCGAGCGTTGACGACTATCGACGAGTCGCTGCACCGCCTGGCCCGGAAGGGAAAACTGAGCACCTCCGATGTTGAAGCGGCGAAGGCGAGGATAACAACGACCCGGCGGTTGGCCGACCTGGCGGACAGTGACGTCGTCGTCGAGGCGGTGTACGAAGAGCTCGACGTCAAACGCGTGGTGTTCGCGGAACTTGCGGCTATCGTGCGGCCCAACGTTCTGTTGGCATCGAATACCACCGCGATCCCGATTACCCATATCGCCTCGGGGGTGTCCGGTCCGCAGCGGGTTGTCGGCATGCATTTCTTCTCCCCGGTGCCGGTCATGCAGTTGTGCGAAATTGTCCGCGGTCTGCAGACTGACGACGACACCGTTGCGCGGGCCCGGCGTTTCGCGGAATCGCTCGGCAAAACGTGCATTGTCGTGAATCGGGACGTCGCGGGTTTCGTCACGTCCCGGTTGCTCGTCGCTTTCGTCAATGAAGCGCTTCGATTGGTGGAGAGCGGCATCGCGACACCGGAGGATATTGACACCGCCTGTCGGCTTGGCTTCGGTCACGCCATGGGCCCGCTTGCCACCCTGGACCTCACCGGACTCGACGTGATTGCCCACGCAGCGGAAGCGATTTATCAGGCGACACGGGACCCGAAATTCGCTCCACCGGAGATTCTCCGTCGCATGGTTGCTGCGGGCCTGCTCGGCCGCAAATCCGGCCGCGGCTTTTACACCTACCCCGCGAACCGCGACGGGACGGCGGATCAGCCGGCGTCGTCTTAA